A region of Homo sapiens chromosome 17, GRCh38.p14 Primary Assembly DNA encodes the following proteins:
- the TTYH2 gene encoding protein tweety homolog 2 isoform 2 (isoform 2 is encoded by transcript variant 2) yields the protein MQIQVAGLLQFAVPLFSTAEEDLLAIQLLLNSSESSLHQLTAMVDCRGLHKDYLDALAGICYDGLQGLLYLGLFSFLAALAFSTMICAGPRAWKHFTTRNRDYDDIDDDDPFNPQAWRMAAHSPPRGQLHSFCSYSSGLGSQTSLQPPAQTISNAPVSEYMNQAMLFGRNPRYENVPLIGRASPPPTYSPSMRATYLSVADEHLRHYGNQFPA from the exons ATGCAGATCCAGGTCGcggggctgctgcagtttgccgTGCCCCTCTTCTCCACTGCAGAG GAAGACCTGCTTGCAATCCAGCTCCTGCTGAACTCCTCAGAGTCCAGCCTTCACCAGCTGACCGCCATGGTGGACTGCCGAGGGCTGCACAAG gatTATCTGGACGCTCTTGCTGGCATCTGCTACGACGGCCTCCAGGGCTtgctgtaccttggcctcttctccttcctggcCGCCCTCGCCTTCTCCACCATGATCTGTGCAGGGCCAAGGGCCTGGAAGCACTTCACCACCAG AAACAGAGACTACGATGACATTGATGATGATGACCCCTTTAACCCCCAAGCCTGGCGCATGGCGGCTCACAGTCCCCCGAGGGGACAGCTTCACAGCTTCTGCAGCTACAGCAGTGGCCTGGGAAGTCAGACCAGCCTGCAGCCCCCGGCCCAGACCATCTCCAACGCCCCTGTCTCCGAGTACAT GAACCAAGCCATGCTCTTTGGTAGGAACCCACGCTACGAGAACGTGCCACTAATCGGGAGAGCCTCCCCTCCGCCTACG TACTCTCCCAGCATGAGAGCCACCTACCTGTCTGTGGCGGATGAGCACCTGAGGCACTACGGGAATCAGTTTCCAGCCTAA